The proteins below are encoded in one region of Aquisphaera giovannonii:
- a CDS encoding ligand-binding sensor domain-containing protein, producing MPLPLLPSGYALVMAALLAISGSVDQSENRDPYFTPTAAKSTPYMPRLIIRNMREDRAGNIWFATFGGVIRYDGKEFANVSEEVGLAKRRIFSLLEARSGELWFGSITGGASRYDGKSFQKFTKTVGLGNNDVMWIFEDRDANIWFGTGNGASRYDGKTMTNFTTKEGLADNSVYAIAQDPSGRIWFGTQGGVCSYDGKAFSNLADQVGRPFVNVRSMVVDRSGCLWFGGQEGAFRYDGKTLATFTAKEGLLDDFVGSMIVYRAGNLWFGHPGSFPGGKRGGASRYDGKSFKHFTQRDGLSSLPVYGMLEDRAGNIWFGSADAGVCRYDGKTFTNFSATNPPRLPARPAQPRAID from the coding sequence ATGCCGCTTCCCCTGCTTCCCAGCGGTTACGCCCTCGTGATGGCGGCGTTGCTCGCCATCTCGGGCTCGGTCGACCAGTCCGAAAATCGCGACCCCTACTTCACGCCGACCGCGGCCAAGTCGACCCCGTACATGCCGCGGCTGATCATTCGCAATATGCGGGAGGACCGTGCCGGGAACATCTGGTTCGCCACGTTTGGCGGCGTGATTCGCTATGACGGCAAGGAGTTTGCGAATGTCTCGGAGGAAGTGGGCCTGGCGAAGAGGCGGATCTTCTCGCTGCTGGAAGCTCGATCGGGCGAACTGTGGTTCGGCTCCATCACCGGCGGCGCGTCGCGATATGACGGGAAGTCGTTCCAGAAGTTCACGAAGACGGTGGGCCTGGGCAACAACGACGTGATGTGGATCTTCGAAGATCGCGATGCGAATATCTGGTTCGGCACCGGGAACGGCGCAAGCCGTTACGACGGCAAGACGATGACCAACTTCACCACGAAGGAAGGGCTCGCCGACAACTCGGTCTACGCGATCGCCCAGGACCCTTCGGGGCGAATCTGGTTCGGGACCCAGGGCGGCGTCTGCTCCTACGACGGCAAGGCGTTCTCCAATCTCGCCGACCAGGTCGGAAGGCCGTTCGTGAATGTCCGCTCGATGGTCGTGGACCGATCAGGATGCCTTTGGTTCGGCGGCCAGGAGGGGGCCTTCCGCTACGACGGCAAGACCCTGGCGACATTCACAGCCAAGGAAGGGCTGCTGGATGATTTCGTGGGCTCGATGATCGTCTATCGAGCGGGGAACCTCTGGTTCGGGCACCCGGGGAGCTTTCCCGGCGGCAAGCGGGGCGGCGCGAGCCGATATGATGGAAAGTCCTTCAAGCACTTCACCCAGCGCGATGGCCTCAGCAGCCTGCCCGTCTACGGCATGCTCGAAGACAGGGCCGGAAACATCTGGTTCGGCAGCGCCGACGCGGGCGTGTGCCGCTACGACGGCAAGACCTTCACCAATTTTTCCGCAACCAACCCGCCTCGGTTACCAGCCAGGCCGGCGCAACCTCGCGCGATCGACTGA
- a CDS encoding polysaccharide deacetylase family protein produces MARRLIDRIPNKRAALARVLGGTGLLATLERIAAARHDRPALAVFTYHRIAVPGVEADPYYDPVISATPEGFRGQVEALARRFRPVGLDEVHEDGTGPPPAGDHRPPALITFDDGYRDNVDAAWPILKAAGVPAAFFLPTGIIDAPRLPWWDQVAFAIKRTRCPALRLERHPDDPAPIAIELGPEPPPPRRTAAIMRVIGAFLAHEVPDEAWFLARLAQAAEVAIDAEALGRGHFMTWGDARRLAESGMSIGSHGLSHRALGTLPAEAQREELVASRRTISERIGRHPAAVAYPYGWPGSFTATTTSLAAEAGYRLGFTSREGVNRPGSPGFAPLELRRLNVGTGDTPPLLRARVAMHAALGRSVV; encoded by the coding sequence TTGGCCCGCCGCCTGATCGACCGCATCCCCAACAAGCGCGCGGCGCTCGCCCGGGTCCTGGGGGGGACGGGACTGCTCGCGACGCTCGAGCGGATCGCGGCGGCGCGGCACGATCGGCCGGCCCTGGCGGTCTTCACCTATCACCGGATCGCCGTGCCCGGGGTCGAGGCCGACCCCTACTACGACCCGGTCATCTCCGCCACGCCCGAGGGCTTCCGCGGCCAGGTGGAGGCGCTCGCCCGGCGGTTCCGGCCGGTCGGGCTGGACGAGGTCCACGAGGACGGCACGGGCCCACCGCCCGCCGGCGACCACCGGCCGCCGGCGCTGATCACGTTCGACGACGGCTATCGCGACAACGTCGATGCGGCCTGGCCGATCCTGAAGGCGGCCGGCGTGCCCGCCGCGTTCTTCCTGCCGACCGGGATAATCGACGCGCCGAGGCTCCCGTGGTGGGATCAGGTCGCATTCGCCATCAAGCGGACGAGATGCCCGGCGCTTCGGCTGGAGCGGCATCCGGACGACCCGGCGCCGATCGCGATCGAGCTCGGCCCGGAGCCTCCCCCCCCCCGGCGGACCGCGGCGATCATGCGGGTCATCGGGGCCTTCCTGGCGCACGAGGTCCCGGACGAGGCCTGGTTCCTCGCCCGGCTGGCCCAGGCCGCCGAGGTGGCCATCGACGCCGAGGCCCTGGGCCGCGGCCACTTCATGACCTGGGGCGACGCCCGGCGGCTGGCCGAGTCGGGGATGTCGATCGGCTCGCACGGCCTGAGCCACAGGGCGCTCGGCACGCTGCCGGCGGAGGCCCAGCGCGAGGAGCTCGTCGCCTCGCGGCGGACCATCTCCGAGCGGATCGGCCGGCACCCCGCGGCGGTCGCCTACCCCTACGGATGGCCCGGCAGCTTCACGGCGACGACGACCTCGCTGGCGGCGGAGGCCGGCTACCGGCTCGGCTTCACGTCGCGGGAGGGCGTGAACCGCCCCGGCTCTCCCGGCTTCGCCCCGCTGGAGCTCCGCCGGCTGAACGTCGGCACGGGCGACACGCCCCCCCTGCTCCGCGCCCGCGTCGCGATGCACGCGGCGCTCGGGAGGTCGGTCGTCTGA
- a CDS encoding DUF642 domain-containing protein — MLMTNAHRIMLAAASALVLAFAATPCEANLIVNGSFEDPAVPVGSFTNYLAGSTAITGWTVVGIDSSVTSGSFVQSGITFQAQDGAQFIDLAGITSNSQLSGVTQDIATTAGDVYEVSFYVGSATDGQFFFASTVGLSIDGGARMSFTNPTAPSDRLDWERFAVQFTATGATTNLTFYNGSAANNYLGGLDNVSVELVSAAVPEPSSAALLALGAAGVAAGLARRARGSR; from the coding sequence ATGCTGATGACGAACGCCCATCGGATCATGCTTGCCGCGGCCTCGGCGCTCGTGCTGGCGTTCGCCGCCACGCCCTGCGAGGCCAACCTGATCGTCAACGGCTCGTTCGAGGATCCGGCCGTCCCCGTCGGCTCCTTCACGAACTACCTGGCGGGGTCCACGGCCATCACGGGGTGGACGGTGGTGGGGATCGACTCGTCCGTGACCAGCGGGTCCTTCGTCCAGAGCGGGATCACCTTCCAGGCCCAGGACGGCGCCCAGTTCATCGACCTGGCGGGCATCACCTCGAACTCGCAACTCAGCGGCGTGACGCAGGACATCGCGACGACGGCCGGCGACGTCTACGAGGTCAGCTTCTACGTCGGCTCCGCCACCGACGGCCAGTTCTTCTTCGCCAGCACCGTGGGCCTCAGCATCGACGGCGGGGCCCGCATGAGCTTCACCAACCCGACCGCCCCGAGCGACCGGCTGGACTGGGAGCGGTTCGCCGTGCAGTTCACCGCGACCGGCGCCACGACCAACCTCACGTTCTACAACGGGAGCGCCGCCAACAACTACCTGGGCGGGCTCGACAACGTCTCGGTGGAGCTCGTCTCGGCGGCGGTGCCCGAGCCATCCTCCGCCGCCCTCCTGGCCCTGGGCGCGGCGGGCGTGGCGGCCGGACTTGCCCGCCGCGCCCGCGGGAGTCGCTGA
- a CDS encoding metallophosphoesterase → MAIDRRLFLKRACALGAGAATAGVIYPLAEARWCHVVRATVAVPNLPPSFRGLTAALLADVHHGPYTPMPFVQRVVETTNAMRPDLILLAGDYITRSGRFIPPVMAALGGLRAPLGRFAVLGNHDHWENTRLTRRELDRAGIARVDNAGVWLRRGDDRLRICGVGDLWTDRQRPDEALADATTDDAVIMLSHNPDYAEILRDRRVGLMLSGHTHGGQVYLPGYGAPVVPSRYGQKYLGGLVEGPACRVFVSRGLGTTGPPVRLASRPEIVLLTLA, encoded by the coding sequence ATGGCGATCGACCGGAGACTGTTCCTCAAGCGGGCGTGCGCCCTCGGGGCCGGCGCGGCCACGGCGGGCGTCATCTATCCGCTCGCGGAGGCGAGGTGGTGCCACGTGGTCCGGGCGACGGTCGCGGTGCCCAACCTGCCGCCCTCGTTCCGTGGGCTGACCGCGGCGCTCCTGGCGGACGTGCACCACGGGCCGTACACGCCGATGCCGTTCGTCCAGCGGGTCGTGGAGACGACCAACGCGATGCGGCCGGACCTGATCCTGCTCGCCGGGGACTACATCACCCGGAGCGGGCGCTTCATCCCGCCGGTCATGGCCGCGCTGGGGGGGCTCCGCGCCCCGCTCGGCCGGTTCGCGGTGCTGGGCAACCACGACCATTGGGAGAACACCCGCCTGACCCGCCGCGAGCTCGACCGCGCGGGCATCGCCCGGGTGGACAACGCGGGCGTCTGGCTCCGCCGCGGCGACGACCGGCTGCGGATCTGCGGCGTCGGCGACCTCTGGACCGACCGCCAGCGCCCCGACGAGGCGCTCGCCGACGCCACCACCGATGATGCCGTGATCATGCTCTCGCACAATCCCGATTACGCCGAGATCCTCCGCGACCGCCGCGTCGGACTGATGCTCAGCGGCCACACCCACGGCGGCCAGGTCTACCTCCCCGGCTACGGCGCGCCCGTGGTCCCCTCCCGGTACGGCCAGAAGTACCTCGGCGGCCTCGTCGAGGGCCCCGCCTGTCGCGTCTTCGTCTCCCGCGGCCTCGGCACCACCGGCCCCCCCGTCCGCCTCGCCAGCCGGCCGGAGATCGTCCTGCTCACCCTCGCCTGA
- a CDS encoding RNA polymerase sigma factor, which produces MDDSPTTRLSLLARLRSPRDERAWEEFAAIYGPLLVRLARRRGLQAADAADLAQEVFGAVASAIDGYDPDPAKGSFRAWLFRIARNLTVNFLVKRRRHPPGPGGSDAAALLEAQPAPEDPSDFELEYRRQLFVWAADRARGEFTEAAWRAFWMAGVEGRPAAEVAAELKTTVGTVYVHKSRVMARLRREIERVEGREADDR; this is translated from the coding sequence ATGGACGACTCGCCCACGACCCGGCTGAGCCTCCTGGCCAGGCTCCGCTCGCCCCGGGACGAGCGGGCCTGGGAGGAGTTCGCCGCGATCTACGGCCCGCTCCTCGTCCGCCTGGCCCGGCGCCGGGGGCTGCAGGCGGCCGACGCGGCGGACCTGGCCCAGGAGGTCTTCGGGGCCGTCGCCTCCGCGATCGACGGCTACGACCCCGACCCGGCCAAAGGGTCGTTCCGCGCCTGGCTCTTCCGGATCGCCCGCAACCTGACGGTCAACTTCCTGGTGAAGCGCCGGAGGCACCCGCCGGGCCCCGGGGGCTCGGACGCCGCGGCGCTGCTGGAGGCCCAGCCGGCCCCGGAGGACCCATCCGACTTCGAGCTGGAGTACCGGCGGCAGCTCTTCGTCTGGGCGGCCGACCGGGCCCGCGGCGAGTTCACCGAGGCGGCCTGGCGGGCCTTCTGGATGGCCGGCGTGGAGGGCCGCCCCGCGGCCGAGGTCGCGGCGGAGCTGAAGACGACGGTCGGCACGGTCTACGTCCACAAGAGCCGCGTCATGGCGCGGCTCCGCCGCGAGATCGAGCGGGTCGAGGGGCGCGAGGCGGACGACAGGTGA
- a CDS encoding protein kinase domain-containing protein, which produces MRPAGDDCNTERLASLLADALAEADRAEAIGHLDRCEACRAALEGMAAEASWWGELQSALRPDDPDDGGSIGASHWLGFLAPSERPGSLGRLGAYEVSGVIGRGGMGLVLRAFDEALNRYVAIKVLDPSKAPDVAARRRFGREARAAAAVVHDHVIPIHAVHESAGVPYLVMPFVAGPSLQERIDRGGPMQVREVLRVGMQVASGLAAAHAQGLVHRDIKPANILLEHNVERVRITDFGLARAVDDASMTQAGTVAGTPQYMAPEQARCQALDGRADLFSLGCVLYAMAAGRPPFVAGSAMATLRLVCEAPHRPLRAANPDVPDWLSAIVDRLLEKDPGRRFATAAEAADLLGRGLAHLQQPGVAPLRLEGWPPGRPRAGRRRLVRLGAALGLVAITGMITSSISTREPDPMRALLILLGVATASAHASDAIEADFARQGIDRWLFQTKANDTGGRWEPTAAGVRATLPKGPSNNQPTQLVGQFRLEGDFEIMAEYEIESLPKATRDKSAKDAMAPSNNVEIGMSGPDWMVTCFRSNTEAADDQIGYYAKTPAGEVRFNAAPLTRPSERRGRLGFRRVGGMLTILHDQYDGVVLETDPIRFGIEPVSEPSLRLIKLNSRDALAATYTRLDIKADRIVRFREPPRSWWSKAAWPAGITLAVAAFALLLLWTFSGGSGDEEPDGRDDAAAPRKPAVVDDGAALAGDRKGKVPRGASRPPARGFTLIELLVVISILGVLIALLLPAVQAAREASRRAQCANNLKQIGLALANYEAALRAYPFGVGGGGPKGSTVGRWSAQSQLLAYMEQPALFHAINFAGLPWQNTTDPAIGPMNGTILTTPVAAFLCPSDVDRIDDPLHTAHNSYRACAGTLPYNLKDDSPDRTGRNNGMYWYQSAITPAAIRDGLSNTASFSERCLGDTAAPDALSDLYLVGTSPDECRSAGPLATPRLTDPHQWSGGRWADGSMVYTRYHHAFSPGGPSCLLGGVQDYDSQELVTATSRHPGGVNMMTADGSVHFIKETIDARVWSALATISGGEAIDAGAY; this is translated from the coding sequence ATGCGACCGGCCGGGGACGACTGCAACACCGAGAGGCTGGCGAGTCTCCTGGCCGACGCCCTGGCCGAGGCCGACCGGGCCGAGGCCATCGGGCACCTCGACCGCTGCGAGGCCTGCCGCGCCGCGCTCGAGGGGATGGCGGCCGAGGCCTCGTGGTGGGGCGAGCTCCAGTCCGCCCTCCGACCGGATGACCCCGACGACGGCGGCTCGATCGGGGCGTCGCACTGGCTCGGCTTCCTCGCCCCGTCGGAGCGGCCGGGCTCGCTCGGCCGGCTCGGGGCGTACGAGGTCTCCGGCGTCATCGGCCGCGGCGGGATGGGCCTGGTGCTCCGGGCGTTCGACGAGGCCCTCAACCGGTACGTGGCCATCAAGGTCCTGGATCCGTCGAAGGCGCCCGACGTCGCGGCACGCCGCCGGTTCGGGCGAGAGGCCCGCGCGGCGGCGGCGGTGGTCCACGACCACGTCATCCCGATCCACGCGGTGCACGAGTCGGCCGGCGTGCCCTACCTCGTCATGCCGTTCGTCGCCGGGCCGTCGCTCCAGGAGCGGATCGACCGGGGCGGGCCCATGCAGGTCCGCGAGGTGCTCCGGGTCGGGATGCAGGTCGCCTCGGGCCTGGCCGCCGCCCACGCGCAGGGGCTCGTGCACCGCGACATCAAGCCGGCCAACATCCTCCTGGAGCACAACGTCGAGCGAGTCCGGATCACCGACTTCGGCCTCGCCCGGGCCGTGGACGACGCGTCCATGACGCAGGCGGGGACCGTCGCCGGGACGCCGCAGTACATGGCCCCGGAGCAGGCCCGCTGCCAGGCGCTGGACGGCCGGGCCGACCTGTTCAGCCTGGGGTGCGTCCTCTATGCGATGGCCGCCGGCCGGCCGCCGTTCGTCGCCGGGTCCGCCATGGCGACCTTGCGGCTCGTCTGCGAGGCCCCGCACCGCCCGCTCCGCGCGGCGAACCCGGACGTCCCCGACTGGCTCTCGGCGATCGTCGACCGGCTCCTGGAGAAGGACCCCGGCCGGCGCTTCGCCACCGCGGCCGAGGCGGCCGACCTCCTGGGCCGGGGCCTCGCCCACCTCCAGCAGCCGGGCGTCGCGCCGCTGCGGCTCGAGGGCTGGCCCCCCGGCCGTCCCCGGGCGGGCCGTCGCCGACTCGTCCGGCTCGGCGCGGCCCTGGGCCTGGTCGCCATCACGGGGATGATCACGTCTTCCATCTCGACGCGGGAGCCCGATCCGATGCGTGCCCTCCTGATCCTGCTCGGCGTCGCCACCGCCTCGGCCCACGCCAGCGACGCCATCGAGGCCGACTTCGCCCGCCAGGGCATCGACCGCTGGCTCTTCCAGACGAAGGCGAACGACACCGGCGGGCGCTGGGAGCCGACGGCGGCCGGCGTCCGCGCCACCCTGCCGAAGGGGCCCTCCAACAACCAGCCCACGCAGCTCGTCGGCCAGTTCCGGCTCGAGGGGGACTTCGAGATCATGGCCGAGTACGAGATCGAGTCGCTCCCCAAGGCCACCCGGGACAAATCCGCGAAGGACGCGATGGCTCCATCGAATAATGTCGAAATCGGCATGTCCGGGCCGGACTGGATGGTCACGTGCTTCCGGTCGAACACCGAGGCGGCCGACGACCAGATCGGCTATTACGCGAAGACCCCGGCCGGCGAGGTCAGGTTCAACGCGGCCCCGCTGACGCGGCCCTCGGAGCGCCGGGGCCGGCTCGGCTTCCGGCGGGTGGGGGGCATGCTCACGATCCTCCACGATCAATACGACGGGGTCGTCCTGGAGACCGACCCGATCCGGTTCGGGATCGAGCCCGTCTCCGAGCCGTCGCTGCGGCTGATCAAGCTCAACAGCCGCGATGCGCTGGCGGCGACCTACACCCGCCTGGACATCAAGGCGGACCGCATCGTCCGGTTCCGGGAGCCGCCGCGGAGCTGGTGGAGCAAGGCGGCCTGGCCCGCCGGGATCACGCTGGCGGTCGCGGCCTTCGCGCTCCTGCTCCTGTGGACCTTCTCGGGCGGCTCCGGGGATGAGGAGCCGGACGGCCGAGACGACGCGGCCGCCCCTCGCAAGCCGGCGGTCGTCGACGACGGCGCCGCGCTCGCCGGGGACCGGAAGGGGAAGGTCCCGCGGGGCGCGTCGCGGCCGCCGGCGCGGGGCTTCACGCTGATCGAGCTCCTCGTGGTGATCTCGATCCTCGGCGTCCTGATCGCCCTGCTGCTACCCGCGGTCCAGGCGGCGCGCGAGGCATCCCGCCGCGCCCAGTGCGCGAACAACCTGAAGCAGATCGGCCTGGCGCTGGCGAACTACGAGGCCGCGCTGCGGGCCTACCCGTTCGGTGTCGGCGGGGGCGGGCCGAAAGGCAGCACGGTCGGCCGGTGGTCGGCGCAGTCGCAGCTCCTGGCGTACATGGAGCAGCCGGCGCTCTTCCACGCGATCAACTTCGCCGGGCTCCCCTGGCAGAATACCACCGATCCCGCCATCGGTCCGATGAACGGCACCATCCTGACGACGCCGGTCGCGGCCTTCCTCTGCCCGTCCGACGTCGACCGTATCGATGACCCGCTGCACACGGCCCACAACAGCTATCGGGCCTGCGCCGGGACGCTCCCCTACAACCTGAAGGACGACTCCCCCGACAGGACCGGCCGGAACAATGGGATGTACTGGTATCAGAGCGCGATCACCCCGGCGGCGATCCGCGACGGCCTGAGCAATACCGCCTCGTTCAGCGAGCGTTGCCTCGGGGACACGGCCGCGCCGGACGCCCTGTCCGACCTCTACCTCGTCGGCACGTCGCCCGACGAGTGTCGGTCCGCCGGCCCGCTCGCGACCCCGCGCCTGACCGACCCCCACCAGTGGTCGGGCGGCCGCTGGGCGGACGGCTCCATGGTCTACACCCGCTATCACCACGCCTTCTCCCCCGGCGGGCCGAGCTGCCTCCTGGGCGGGGTGCAGGACTACGACAGCCAGGAGCTCGTCACCGCGACGAGCCGCCACCCCGGCGGCGTCAACATGATGACCGCCGACGGCTCCGTCCACTTCATCAAGGAGACAATCGACGCCCGCGTCTGGTCCGCCCTCGCCACCATCTCCGGCGGCGAGGCGATCGATGCGGGGGCGTACTGA
- a CDS encoding DUF7079 family protein, whose amino-acid sequence MSGAREDLHRRRPVWRALSELFLDTELQELDLAWIASVLAESNYTDEELHDILFREVFPACIPNLRHPAGEWAGFDMEWLEQRVLHEAPHSGAALALPPPGYGMIEPGWRTVLALLPGARRMPDASGS is encoded by the coding sequence ATGTCTGGGGCACGCGAGGATCTTCATCGACGGCGGCCGGTGTGGAGAGCGCTGTCGGAGTTATTCCTCGATACCGAATTGCAGGAGCTTGATCTCGCCTGGATCGCCTCCGTTCTCGCGGAGTCGAACTATACGGACGAGGAGCTGCACGACATTCTTTTCCGGGAGGTCTTCCCTGCCTGCATCCCGAACCTTCGCCACCCCGCAGGGGAGTGGGCGGGGTTCGACATGGAATGGCTGGAGCAGAGAGTCCTCCATGAGGCCCCTCATTCCGGGGCCGCCCTCGCTCTCCCCCCGCCTGGCTACGGGATGATTGAGCCGGGATGGCGAACCGTGTTGGCACTCCTGCCGGGAGCCAGGCGGATGCCGGACGCTTCCGGGTCGTGA
- a CDS encoding radical SAM protein: MADRPYIFFELTNALCSKCMRKVEAKVVIQDGRVYMHKFCPEHRAERVLVSTDADYYQFSRRTLKPGQMPIKFHTEIERGCPFDCGLCPDHEQHSCVALVEITDHCNLTCPVCYADSSPRREAHRSLEQIAFMLDAVVRSEGNPDVVQISGGEPTIHPDFFAILDLAKARPIKHLMLNTNGIRIAREPAFARRLAEYRRGFEVYLQFDSLDAAPQKALRGADLTEVHNRALDALDEHGISTTLVVTLKKGLNDDQIGAIIDFALSRRCVRGITFQPIQAAGRVEGFDHARDRLTLSEVRSKILEQSPIFQPKDVVPVPCHPDCLAMAYALKLEGKVIPLTQLMDPTTLLELQGNTVLNEQDPRLRKLVVELFSTSHSPDSSAWTLRQLLCCLPEFTAPPELTYDKVFRILIVQFMDVYSMDVRSVKKSCLHIVHPDGRMIPFDTYNLFYRDRDASAAIPDMTAGLPLVQIGSAGGAS; the protein is encoded by the coding sequence ATGGCCGACCGACCTTACATCTTCTTCGAGCTGACCAATGCGCTGTGCTCGAAGTGCATGCGCAAGGTCGAGGCCAAGGTGGTGATCCAGGACGGGCGCGTTTACATGCACAAATTCTGCCCCGAGCACAGGGCGGAGCGGGTGCTCGTCTCGACGGACGCGGACTACTACCAGTTCAGCCGGCGGACGCTCAAGCCGGGGCAGATGCCCATCAAGTTCCACACCGAGATCGAGCGCGGGTGCCCGTTCGACTGCGGGCTCTGCCCGGACCACGAGCAGCACAGCTGCGTGGCCCTGGTGGAGATCACCGACCACTGCAACCTGACCTGCCCCGTCTGCTACGCCGACAGCTCGCCCCGGCGCGAGGCGCACCGGTCGCTGGAGCAGATTGCATTCATGCTCGACGCGGTGGTGAGGAGCGAGGGCAACCCGGACGTCGTCCAGATCTCCGGCGGCGAGCCGACGATCCACCCGGACTTCTTCGCGATCCTCGACCTGGCGAAGGCCCGGCCGATCAAGCACCTGATGCTCAACACCAACGGCATCCGGATCGCCCGCGAGCCCGCGTTCGCCCGCCGGCTGGCCGAGTACCGCCGCGGCTTCGAGGTCTACCTCCAGTTCGACTCGCTCGACGCGGCCCCGCAGAAGGCCCTCCGCGGCGCGGACCTGACCGAGGTCCACAACAGGGCGCTCGACGCCCTGGACGAGCACGGGATCTCGACCACCCTCGTCGTGACGCTCAAGAAGGGGCTGAACGACGACCAGATCGGCGCGATCATCGACTTCGCCCTGTCGCGGCGTTGCGTCCGCGGGATCACGTTCCAGCCGATCCAGGCCGCCGGCCGCGTCGAGGGCTTCGACCACGCCCGCGACCGCCTGACGCTCTCCGAGGTCCGGTCGAAGATCCTGGAGCAGTCGCCCATCTTCCAGCCGAAGGACGTCGTCCCGGTCCCCTGCCACCCCGACTGCCTGGCCATGGCCTACGCCCTGAAGCTCGAGGGGAAGGTCATCCCGCTGACGCAGCTCATGGATCCGACGACGCTGCTGGAGCTCCAGGGCAACACCGTGCTCAACGAGCAGGACCCTCGGCTGCGGAAGCTCGTCGTCGAGCTCTTCTCCACGTCGCACTCGCCGGACTCCTCGGCCTGGACGCTCCGCCAGCTCCTCTGCTGCCTGCCCGAGTTCACGGCGCCGCCGGAGCTGACGTATGATAAGGTGTTCCGCATCCTGATCGTCCAGTTCATGGACGTGTACAGCATGGACGTCCGCTCGGTGAAGAAGTCGTGCCTCCACATCGTCCACCCGGACGGGCGGATGATCCCCTTCGACACGTACAACCTCTTCTACCGCGACCGCGACGCCTCGGCGGCGATCCCGGACATGACGGCGGGGTTGCCGCTCGTCCAGATCGGGTCGGCGGGAGGAGCGTCATGA
- a CDS encoding prolipoprotein diacylglyceryl transferase produces MTDLAPAPRPGPAYAAIMLAAIATAALLRRKPDRRLPLPLSQRLGIALGAFCGAMIGAKLPYVLADWEGLKSGAAWLDNGKTILAGLVGGYLGVETAKALLGVTIKTGDSFAVPVAAAVAVGRLACFVGGCCYGKPTSLPWGITFHDGIPRHPTQLYESAFHAGMAVFLAWTERRGLFVHQRIKLYLIAYLAYRFATEYLRPEPVVLLGLTAYQLGALALLPAFAYLWHRDSAAATMAASTE; encoded by the coding sequence ATGACGGACCTCGCCCCCGCCCCGCGACCCGGCCCCGCCTACGCGGCGATCATGCTGGCGGCGATCGCCACGGCGGCCCTGCTCCGCCGCAAGCCGGATCGGCGTCTGCCCCTGCCCCTCTCCCAGCGACTCGGGATCGCGCTGGGGGCCTTCTGCGGGGCGATGATCGGGGCCAAGTTGCCGTACGTGCTGGCGGACTGGGAGGGGCTGAAGTCCGGCGCCGCGTGGCTGGACAACGGCAAGACGATCCTCGCCGGCCTGGTCGGCGGCTATCTCGGCGTGGAGACGGCCAAGGCGCTGCTGGGCGTGACCATCAAGACGGGCGACAGCTTCGCCGTCCCGGTGGCCGCGGCGGTGGCCGTCGGCCGGCTCGCCTGCTTCGTGGGCGGCTGCTGCTACGGCAAGCCGACCTCGCTCCCCTGGGGCATCACGTTCCACGACGGCATCCCCCGGCACCCCACCCAGCTCTACGAGTCCGCCTTCCACGCGGGGATGGCCGTGTTCCTGGCGTGGACGGAACGCCGCGGCCTGTTCGTCCATCAACGGATCAAGCTGTACCTCATCGCCTACCTCGCCTACCGGTTCGCCACCGAGTACCTCCGACCCGAGCCCGTCGTCCTCCTCGGCCTGACCGCCTACCAGCTCGGGGCGCTGGCCCTGCTCCCCGCGTTCGCCTACCTCTGGCACCGCGACTCGGCCGCCGCGACAATGGCCGCGAGCACGGAGTGA